In Mastigocladopsis repens PCC 10914, a single window of DNA contains:
- a CDS encoding mannosyltransferase family protein yields MAEIQIFIRKVVWKNDFLFPGAIWLVSRLLIWTAMMLVAPHLSASSNGIAPQFGWEVFDGWDSIHYHAIATSGYEFANDGKQHNLAFFPLFPLVIRVFMSLGLPFEVAGTLINNLAFFAALYCIYFWVEEHYGPKEARWTTSVVAWCPLSMFGTVIYTEGLYLLLSTAALRAFDKQQYRWTILWGAMATATRPTGLALIPAFLLAAWKQRRPFIAYVAGFATAIGVLLFSLYCAIQFGDAFGFIHAQRGWRPSFGFDWQGWLDMLLQITIGTSYQHLGMKNSLQPLLFGLVVSYGYCLWRFRKHLSSLVVYGFYSLILFSLILADDWFIYNLLNAVMVLGGSYMLWQLRTQLTPVTVVYGLCGISLLLASGGTISLGRLAYGIVSLSVAFGVFLSRHPRQGYLSLGVFAMLLARLALKFAQELWVG; encoded by the coding sequence ATGGCTGAAATTCAAATATTTATCAGAAAAGTTGTATGGAAAAATGATTTTCTTTTCCCTGGGGCAATTTGGCTTGTTAGCCGATTATTAATCTGGACTGCTATGATGCTGGTTGCTCCACACCTGAGCGCATCATCAAACGGGATTGCCCCTCAATTTGGCTGGGAGGTGTTTGATGGATGGGATAGTATACATTATCACGCGATCGCAACATCCGGTTACGAATTTGCCAATGATGGGAAACAACACAATCTTGCATTTTTTCCCCTATTCCCCTTAGTCATTCGGGTTTTCATGAGCCTTGGTTTGCCATTTGAAGTAGCAGGTACGCTCATAAATAACTTGGCATTTTTTGCAGCGCTTTACTGTATCTACTTTTGGGTAGAGGAGCATTATGGCCCAAAGGAGGCGCGTTGGACAACATCTGTAGTGGCTTGGTGTCCGTTGTCCATGTTCGGTACAGTCATTTACACCGAGGGGCTATATTTACTCTTGAGTACAGCGGCTTTGCGCGCCTTTGATAAACAGCAATATCGGTGGACTATCCTTTGGGGTGCAATGGCAACGGCAACACGTCCCACGGGATTGGCACTTATACCTGCATTTTTGTTAGCAGCATGGAAACAGCGCCGACCCTTTATTGCGTATGTTGCTGGGTTTGCCACTGCAATTGGAGTGCTTCTGTTTAGCCTGTACTGTGCAATTCAATTTGGTGACGCCTTTGGATTTATTCATGCACAACGGGGATGGCGACCCTCATTTGGGTTTGATTGGCAAGGTTGGTTGGATATGCTGCTGCAAATTACTATCGGCACATCTTATCAGCATCTTGGGATGAAAAACTCCTTGCAGCCCCTGCTTTTTGGCCTTGTTGTTAGCTATGGTTACTGTTTATGGCGCTTCCGCAAGCATCTTAGTTCTCTCGTTGTCTACGGGTTCTATAGTTTAATCTTGTTTTCGTTGATACTGGCAGATGATTGGTTTATCTATAACTTACTTAACGCAGTTATGGTCTTGGGTGGCAGTTATATGTTATGGCAACTACGCACTCAATTAACCCCAGTCACTGTTGTCTATGGCTTGTGTGGGATCAGTTTACTGCTTGCCTCTGGAGGCACAATTTCCTTGGGTCGTCTGGCTTACGGTATTGTGTCACTCAGCGTAGCTTTTGGTGTGTTCCTGTCTCGCCATCCTCGTCAAGGATACCTAAGTCTGGGCGTGTTTGCTATGTTACTTGCCAGACTGGCTCTTAAATTTGCCCAAGAACTTTGGGTAGGGTAA
- a CDS encoding FAD-dependent monooxygenase, whose product METTLTTDVIIVGAGPTGLSLAIQLMRYNINFVIFDPKEGVTELSKALVVHARTLEIYDQIGLAEKAVAGGERLQKGVLTHDGKVSTRLDFSDFGGQFSPFPFLLIFEQSKNERLLYDYLQQHGQSVQWQTELESLTQDANGVNAVVRTKSGEIQTIKAAYLVGCDGASSPTRHALGLNFCGSTQPRLFYVADVQMEFPGDRNAFNAVMGEDSFVLIVPMQGDNRWRLIGNLPEYESQLDQEILFDAIEAKVKRLTQVSMDITKVHWFSSYKVHTRRAETFSSGRCFLAGDAAHIHTPAGGQGMNTGIQDAYNLAWKLAFVLQGKAQNSLLETYSEERVANAIRLLQTTDQFFDVAASDRWYLRFFRGNILPTLASLVSQFSPAKEFLFPVVSQIALNYEGSSLSQHQQRSKFEVKAGDRMPYFLIEGENIYNQLRAPKFHLLIFSDGQHDNSSLKLDAEYADCVELHVVPLYPRAVEIFGSKQSFQVLLRPDHYIALLSPDCSLNHLTAYFKQAIKL is encoded by the coding sequence ATGGAAACAACACTCACAACGGATGTAATTATTGTCGGCGCTGGTCCCACGGGACTTTCTCTGGCGATACAGTTGATGCGTTACAACATAAATTTTGTGATTTTCGACCCGAAGGAAGGAGTGACTGAGCTATCTAAAGCGTTGGTCGTGCATGCTCGAACTTTGGAAATTTATGATCAAATCGGGTTGGCAGAGAAAGCAGTTGCAGGGGGCGAACGGTTGCAGAAAGGGGTTTTGACGCATGATGGCAAAGTTAGCACTCGCCTCGATTTTTCGGATTTTGGTGGACAGTTTAGCCCGTTTCCATTCCTCCTGATTTTTGAGCAGAGTAAAAATGAGCGTCTGCTTTATGACTATCTCCAGCAACACGGGCAATCTGTTCAGTGGCAGACCGAGCTGGAAAGTTTAACGCAAGATGCCAATGGAGTGAACGCAGTTGTTAGAACCAAAAGCGGTGAGATACAAACGATCAAAGCTGCTTATCTCGTTGGCTGTGATGGTGCAAGCAGTCCGACTCGACACGCTTTAGGTTTGAATTTTTGTGGGTCAACTCAGCCGCGATTGTTTTATGTTGCAGATGTGCAAATGGAATTTCCAGGGGATAGGAATGCCTTTAATGCAGTGATGGGTGAAGATTCCTTTGTGTTGATTGTGCCCATGCAAGGTGACAACCGTTGGCGATTGATTGGCAATTTACCAGAATACGAAAGCCAGCTCGATCAGGAGATTCTATTTGATGCGATCGAGGCAAAAGTAAAACGACTCACCCAAGTCTCAATGGACATTACGAAGGTGCATTGGTTCTCGTCTTACAAAGTCCATACGCGGCGGGCAGAAACGTTCTCGTCAGGGAGGTGTTTTTTAGCGGGAGATGCGGCTCACATTCACACTCCTGCAGGTGGTCAGGGAATGAATACAGGCATTCAAGATGCTTATAATTTGGCTTGGAAGCTGGCATTTGTACTCCAAGGAAAGGCACAGAATTCGCTGCTTGAGACGTACAGTGAAGAACGAGTGGCAAATGCGATACGGCTACTGCAAACAACCGATCAGTTCTTTGATGTGGCAGCCAGCGATCGCTGGTATTTGCGCTTCTTCCGGGGTAACATTTTGCCCACACTGGCAAGCCTAGTCAGCCAGTTTAGCCCTGCTAAAGAGTTTTTGTTTCCGGTTGTTTCTCAAATTGCATTGAACTATGAGGGTAGCTCTTTAAGCCAGCATCAGCAGAGATCCAAATTTGAGGTGAAAGCGGGCGATCGAATGCCCTACTTTTTAATCGAGGGCGAGAATATCTACAATCAACTTCGTGCCCCCAAATTTCATTTACTGATCTTCTCTGACGGACAACATGACAATAGCAGTTTGAAACTCGATGCTGAATATGCAGATTGCGTTGAGCTTCATGTCGTTCCACTTTATCCAAGAGCGGTTGAGATTTTTGGCAGTAAACAATCTTTTCAGGTGTTGTTGCGACCCGACCACTACATCGCACTTCTCTCTCCAGATTGTTCTTTAAACCATCTCACTGCCTACTTTAAACAGGCAATCAAATTGTAG
- a CDS encoding 1-deoxy-D-xylulose-5-phosphate reductoisomerase: protein MKAITLLGSTGSIGTQTLDIVAQYPEQFRIVGLAAGNNVELLASQIRQFRPTIAAICTEEKLPALKEAIKDVTPQPILLAGEAGVIEVARYGDAETVVTGIVGCAGLLPTIAAIEAGKDIALANKETLIAGGPVVLPLIEKYGVKLLPADSEHSAIFQCLQGVPSGGLRRILLTASGGAFRDWTVEKLAEVTVADALKHPNWSMGRKITVDSATLMNKGLEVIEAHFLFGLDYENIEIVIHPQSIIHSLIELQDTSVLAQLGWPDMRLPLLYALSWPDRIYTNWERLDLVKIGSLTFREPDHQKYPCMKLAYAALRAGGSMPAVLNAANEQAVALFLEEKIQFLDIPRCIESVCDRHANDNRSNPSLDDIVVADTWARQEVLKVTEKLETCSRIISLR, encoded by the coding sequence GTGAAAGCAATAACTCTTCTTGGTTCCACTGGTTCTATCGGTACTCAAACTTTAGACATTGTGGCTCAGTACCCCGAGCAATTTCGGATTGTGGGGTTAGCAGCTGGGAACAATGTAGAATTGTTGGCTTCTCAGATTCGGCAGTTTCGACCAACCATAGCAGCTATTTGCACAGAGGAAAAGTTACCAGCACTTAAAGAAGCAATCAAAGACGTTACTCCCCAGCCGATTCTACTTGCTGGCGAGGCTGGAGTCATTGAAGTTGCCCGCTACGGAGATGCCGAAACCGTTGTTACGGGTATCGTTGGTTGCGCTGGTTTGTTACCTACTATTGCAGCTATTGAAGCTGGTAAAGATATCGCCTTAGCGAACAAGGAAACCTTAATTGCTGGGGGTCCTGTTGTTTTACCACTTATCGAAAAATACGGTGTAAAATTACTCCCGGCCGATTCTGAACATTCTGCTATATTTCAATGTCTACAAGGTGTCCCATCTGGAGGTTTACGCCGTATTTTACTGACCGCCTCCGGTGGTGCTTTCCGTGATTGGACAGTAGAAAAGTTAGCAGAGGTCACAGTCGCTGATGCCCTGAAGCATCCAAACTGGTCGATGGGGCGTAAAATCACTGTTGACTCTGCCACTTTAATGAATAAGGGTTTGGAAGTGATTGAGGCACACTTCCTCTTTGGGTTGGATTACGAGAATATCGAGATTGTCATTCATCCCCAAAGTATTATTCATTCGCTGATTGAATTGCAAGATACCTCGGTTCTCGCCCAACTCGGTTGGCCTGATATGCGCTTACCCTTACTGTATGCTTTATCTTGGCCTGATCGCATTTACACCAATTGGGAACGGCTAGATTTAGTAAAAATTGGCAGTTTAACCTTCCGTGAACCAGATCATCAGAAGTATCCTTGCATGAAATTAGCTTATGCAGCGCTGAGAGCGGGTGGTTCCATGCCTGCTGTATTAAATGCAGCTAATGAGCAAGCCGTGGCTTTGTTTTTAGAAGAAAAAATTCAGTTTTTAGATATTCCTCGGTGTATCGAATCGGTGTGTGATCGCCACGCAAACGATAACCGTTCAAATCCTTCTTTAGATGACATTGTGGTAGCAGATACATGGGCAAGACAGGAAGTTTTAAAAGTAACTGAAAAGCTTGAAACTTGTTCACGTATAATATCGTTGCGATAA
- a CDS encoding TetR/AcrR family transcriptional regulator, with translation MSERSINFLQVKNLRQQQAAAQRDHLVDTALELFAQKGYDATSIKQISTAAGVAAGLLYHYFPSKSEVLRAVWERHSFLPELRALLEVEHEQEAAYVLRHIADSFSAMLDRKEPLFRLMVRESQSNPEVADCLQAIVGEGVKALAAYLETRIQFGELRSHDTTLTARMLLGTVFTTHVARLPNRSWETLVDQLLHGISAQ, from the coding sequence TTGAGTGAGCGTTCAATCAACTTTTTGCAAGTGAAGAATCTACGACAACAACAGGCAGCAGCGCAGCGCGATCACCTCGTTGATACAGCGCTGGAGTTGTTTGCCCAGAAGGGATACGATGCCACGAGCATTAAGCAGATCTCTACAGCAGCAGGGGTTGCTGCAGGATTGTTGTATCACTACTTTCCTAGCAAAAGCGAAGTTCTTAGAGCCGTTTGGGAGCGGCATAGCTTTTTACCAGAACTGCGGGCATTGCTAGAAGTAGAGCACGAGCAAGAGGCTGCTTACGTTCTCAGGCACATAGCAGATAGTTTTTCGGCAATGCTTGATCGCAAAGAACCGCTCTTTCGACTGATGGTGCGGGAAAGCCAGAGCAACCCGGAAGTTGCTGACTGTCTTCAAGCCATTGTCGGGGAAGGTGTTAAGGCATTGGCAGCATATTTGGAAACCCGTATTCAGTTTGGTGAGTTGCGATCGCACGATACAACACTCACCGCCAGAATGCTGCTGGGAACCGTATTTACAACTCATGTAGCTCGGTTACCCAACCGTTCATGGGAAACCTTAGTCGATCAATTGTTGCATGGCATTAGCGCTCAATAA
- a CDS encoding Rieske (2Fe-2S) protein produces MNYVYVASVADVQPGKMKAIVVESKEILLVNVGGQIFAMQRFCPHAGADLCAGKIVDSKVICPKHNAAFDLATGEAVDKAKLLFLKFPTKRTETYRVKVENNSIFVEA; encoded by the coding sequence ATGAACTATGTCTATGTTGCATCCGTCGCAGACGTTCAACCTGGCAAAATGAAAGCGATCGTCGTCGAAAGCAAGGAAATATTGCTTGTAAATGTTGGCGGACAAATTTTTGCAATGCAGCGATTTTGTCCCCATGCGGGTGCTGATCTATGCGCTGGCAAAATTGTTGATTCTAAAGTAATATGTCCGAAACACAATGCTGCTTTTGATCTCGCCACGGGGGAAGCAGTTGATAAAGCGAAGTTGCTGTTTCTGAAGTTTCCGACGAAGCGTACGGAAACCTATAGAGTTAAAGTTGAGAACAATTCAATCTTCGTAGAAGCTTGA
- a CDS encoding mannosyltransferase family protein: MAKGLISASKVLWTNPLLFPATMWLVSRLFIWTAMLLVAPNLPAPPGGIAPKFGWEVFDAWDSVHYHSIATSGYEFANDGKGHNLAFFPLFPLIVRGFMSLGLPFEVAGTLVSSLAFLAALYCLYFWVEDHHGKPAARWTTAVVAWCPLSMFGTVIYTEGLYLLLSTAALQAFDKQQYGWTVLWGAMATATRPTGLALIPAFLLAAWKQRRPLIAYIAGFGTAIGVLLFTLYCAIHFGDPLGFIHAQRGWRSSLGFDWQAWWKMLMQIAIGTWNWKHGSIKDPLHPLCFVMILGIGYCLWHFRQKLGSQKVDYGFAALVFLLWILAGDPFINTATVFGSAYLLWKLPTQLTPVAVFYGFCGLALLLASGGTWSLSRLVYGIASASVALGVLLSHHPRWGYITLFFFAIILASFSIRFAQELWVG; the protein is encoded by the coding sequence ATGGCTAAAGGTCTAATATCTGCAAGCAAAGTTTTATGGACCAATCCCTTACTGTTTCCAGCAACGATGTGGCTTGTCAGTCGATTATTCATCTGGACTGCCATGTTGCTGGTTGCTCCCAACCTCCCAGCGCCACCGGGAGGTATTGCCCCTAAATTTGGTTGGGAGGTATTTGATGCATGGGATAGTGTACATTACCACTCAATAGCAACTTCCGGATATGAATTTGCCAATGATGGCAAAGGACACAACCTTGCCTTTTTTCCTCTGTTCCCTTTAATCGTTCGGGGTTTTATGAGCCTAGGCTTGCCATTTGAAGTGGCAGGTACGCTCGTGAGCAGCCTAGCATTTTTGGCGGCGCTTTACTGTCTCTACTTTTGGGTAGAGGACCATCATGGCAAACCAGCAGCGCGATGGACAACAGCAGTCGTGGCTTGGTGTCCGTTGTCGATGTTTGGCACTGTCATTTACACCGAGGGACTCTATTTATTGTTGAGTACGGCTGCTTTGCAAGCTTTTGATAAACAACAATATGGCTGGACTGTCCTTTGGGGTGCGATGGCAACAGCAACACGTCCCACAGGATTAGCGCTGATCCCTGCATTTTTGTTAGCAGCTTGGAAACAGCGTAGACCCTTGATTGCCTACATTGCTGGTTTTGGCACTGCAATTGGAGTGCTTCTGTTTACCCTGTACTGTGCAATTCATTTTGGCGATCCTTTGGGGTTTATCCATGCACAACGGGGATGGCGATCCTCACTGGGGTTTGATTGGCAGGCTTGGTGGAAAATGTTGATGCAAATAGCAATTGGCACATGGAATTGGAAGCATGGCTCGATTAAAGACCCTCTGCATCCTCTATGTTTTGTAATGATTCTTGGCATCGGCTACTGCTTATGGCACTTCCGCCAAAAGTTAGGTTCACAAAAAGTGGACTACGGCTTTGCTGCTTTAGTCTTTCTTTTGTGGATACTGGCTGGCGATCCTTTTATTAACACAGCCACTGTCTTTGGCAGTGCTTACCTGTTATGGAAATTACCTACTCAACTGACTCCAGTTGCTGTTTTCTATGGCTTTTGCGGTCTTGCTTTACTGCTAGCATCCGGAGGAACTTGGTCATTGAGTCGTCTTGTTTACGGCATTGCATCAGCGAGCGTAGCACTAGGAGTGTTGTTATCCCACCATCCTCGTTGGGGATACATAACTCTGTTTTTCTTCGCCATTATACTTGCCAGCTTCTCTATTCGATTCGCCCAAGAACTTTGGGTAGGGTAA
- a CDS encoding DUF2079 domain-containing protein, translating into MSGISALILLGCSSLRHTLFQSGVLDLGIYDQVVYLISQGKPPISSFLGFHHMGNHAAWAVYPLALLYKIHPSPYWLLAVQAVTLALGALPTWFIALNAGLKESQAITIAAVYLLYPLVFNVNLFEFHPEVMAVPVFLGVVLAARLDQVVWFCVGVVFILGCKAVLSLTVAAMGVWLLVFERRRFCGIFALIVGVGWFLIATQIIIPHYSNHEVAAVARYTYLGDSTLEIARNLALKPGLVLGRVFSLDSLEYLALLVAPVIWGLAPRHLTPLVSAIPALVLNILSDKQAQRDLIHQYSLPILPFLILAVISSLAAGSGWLRTRRAIILWTLVAFMVLAKYGYIWSRYFRSVDNWQATQQAIAQVHTQGAVLTTHSIAPHLSHRPTIHFVDDITGPPSGIGRYEYILLNVRHPDGTRNPEFAANLVNQLKKNQFFQLGYQRDDVYLFVKKSKAT; encoded by the coding sequence ATGAGTGGCATAAGTGCCCTAATTCTACTGGGGTGCAGTAGTTTACGACATACCCTGTTTCAGTCGGGGGTTCTCGACTTGGGAATTTACGACCAAGTCGTTTACCTTATTAGCCAAGGAAAGCCACCTATTTCTTCTTTTTTGGGCTTTCATCACATGGGCAATCATGCTGCTTGGGCTGTCTATCCATTAGCTTTACTGTACAAGATTCACCCAAGTCCTTACTGGTTATTAGCTGTCCAAGCAGTAACATTAGCTTTGGGTGCATTGCCTACCTGGTTTATTGCCCTTAACGCAGGGCTGAAGGAAAGCCAAGCAATCACAATAGCAGCAGTTTACTTGCTGTACCCACTGGTTTTTAATGTCAACCTGTTTGAATTCCACCCAGAAGTGATGGCTGTCCCCGTCTTTCTAGGAGTCGTGTTAGCAGCGCGCTTAGATCAGGTGGTTTGGTTTTGTGTAGGGGTTGTCTTTATTTTAGGCTGTAAAGCAGTGTTATCACTGACAGTGGCGGCGATGGGGGTCTGGCTGTTGGTGTTTGAAAGACGCCGTTTTTGCGGTATATTCGCGCTCATTGTCGGTGTTGGCTGGTTTTTGATTGCGACTCAAATAATTATTCCCCATTACAGCAATCATGAGGTGGCTGCTGTAGCACGTTATACTTACTTAGGTGACTCAACTTTAGAAATTGCTAGAAATCTAGCGCTGAAACCAGGATTAGTACTGGGGAGAGTCTTTTCACTAGATTCCCTAGAATATTTGGCATTGTTAGTTGCACCTGTTATTTGGGGACTTGCACCAAGACATCTCACTCCTTTGGTGAGTGCTATTCCTGCCTTGGTTTTGAATATTCTTTCAGATAAACAGGCACAACGAGATTTAATCCACCAGTATTCTTTGCCGATCCTGCCCTTTTTGATATTAGCGGTTATTTCTAGTCTAGCTGCGGGTTCGGGATGGCTTCGTACCAGACGGGCAATTATCCTATGGACATTAGTGGCTTTCATGGTGCTTGCAAAGTATGGATACATTTGGTCGCGGTATTTCAGATCCGTAGATAATTGGCAAGCAACACAGCAAGCGATCGCGCAAGTTCACACCCAAGGCGCTGTTTTGACAACCCATAGTATCGCCCCCCATTTATCGCACCGACCTACTATCCACTTTGTAGATGATATAACTGGTCCACCCTCTGGTATCGGACGATATGAGTATATACTGCTCAATGTGCGCCACCCAGACGGTACTCGTAATCCAGAGTTTGCTGCTAACTTAGTCAATCAATTGAAAAAGAACCAATTTTTTCAACTGGGCTACCAGCGTGACGACGTTTATTTATTTGTGAAAAAGTCAAAAGCAACTTGA
- a CDS encoding ArnT family glycosyltransferase has protein sequence MPKLKNFLFHLLIIFLIAGFLLAIRFKPITQTFELDYDEGLNLIKTLLYSQGFSLYTQIWNDQPPLFTVLLSQWFTLFGESVFAARFLVMLFSALLLWCFFQIIRRDLGILPALVATLLLFTSWLYIRLSISVMIGIPSLSLAMLSIYFLTLYKERFHNSFIILSGGLLALSLQTKLFTIILLPLILFSILNFNLKAIQQKKLWFNPFVLWLGTLSVIYIIIGLSYQQFSNFDQLLQSHLNQPIEKELVNFNNINYLPRMMSQDYDYIFLALIGILAIFLKKRREGLFPLTWLGTSLLFILNHKPIWYHHYPLLAIPICWLAGYGVALLLDLLSKNFKSANIKKLIFPSLAVVLFIVLVVATPANPKGRPPNKLEAMQLVLKYKDSTHWVFTDRPIYAFYAGLRVPPEIAVMSYKRLHSRDLTSKELLAVLQKYRPEQIVLARWTGQIKSDSQLIAYINKNYSKTYTDEKGITEHYILSALKM, from the coding sequence ATGCCCAAACTGAAAAATTTTCTCTTTCACCTGCTCATTATTTTTCTTATTGCTGGCTTTTTACTTGCAATTAGGTTCAAGCCAATCACCCAAACTTTTGAACTTGATTACGATGAAGGTCTGAATTTGATAAAAACTCTTCTTTATTCGCAAGGGTTTTCTCTTTATACTCAAATTTGGAACGACCAACCACCCCTTTTCACAGTCCTGTTATCACAATGGTTTACTTTGTTTGGGGAGTCAGTCTTTGCTGCACGCTTTCTAGTCATGCTGTTTTCAGCACTATTGCTATGGTGCTTTTTTCAAATCATCCGTCGTGACCTGGGAATTCTACCAGCGCTAGTAGCCACACTTTTACTATTCACTTCTTGGTTATACATTCGACTTAGCATTTCTGTGATGATTGGTATTCCATCACTTTCACTAGCAATGCTTTCTATTTATTTTCTCACTCTCTATAAAGAACGTTTTCACAACTCTTTTATTATTTTATCTGGCGGCTTACTGGCACTCTCGTTACAAACCAAACTATTTACTATCATTCTTCTACCTTTGATACTCTTTTCTATTTTAAATTTCAACCTCAAAGCAATTCAGCAAAAAAAACTTTGGTTTAATCCTTTTGTGCTTTGGCTAGGGACTCTTAGTGTTATTTATATAATAATTGGCTTATCATATCAACAATTTTCAAACTTTGACCAACTCTTACAATCTCACTTGAATCAACCGATAGAAAAAGAATTGGTTAATTTTAATAATATTAATTATCTACCTCGTATGATGAGTCAAGATTATGACTATATATTTTTAGCGCTAATCGGCATATTGGCAATCTTTTTAAAAAAACGAAGAGAAGGGCTTTTTCCCTTAACCTGGTTAGGAACATCTCTACTATTTATTCTCAACCATAAACCAATTTGGTACCACCACTACCCTTTACTTGCTATTCCTATATGCTGGTTGGCTGGTTATGGAGTTGCTTTATTACTTGATTTGCTCTCGAAAAATTTCAAATCAGCAAACATCAAAAAACTCATCTTTCCTAGCTTGGCAGTCGTCCTTTTTATTGTCTTAGTGGTTGCAACTCCTGCAAATCCAAAAGGCAGACCCCCTAACAAGTTGGAAGCCATGCAACTTGTTTTAAAATACAAAGATTCTACCCATTGGGTATTTACAGATCGCCCCATCTACGCTTTTTATGCTGGTTTACGCGTTCCTCCAGAAATTGCAGTGATGTCCTATAAACGACTGCACTCAAGAGATTTGACATCAAAAGAACTACTTGCTGTTTTACAGAAATATCGTCCTGAGCAAATTGTCCTTGCTAGGTGGACTGGACAAATCAAGAGTGATAGCCAACTTATAGCTTATATCAATAAAAATTACTCAAAAACTTATACAGATGAAAAAGGTATTACAGAACATTACATATTATCAGCCCTGAAGATGTAG